One window from the genome of Cricetulus griseus strain 17A/GY chromosome 2, alternate assembly CriGri-PICRH-1.0, whole genome shotgun sequence encodes:
- the Podn gene encoding podocan, with protein MASSRGLPLLLLLPQLLLGPVLAVRAPVFGQSDTHSLSPEENEFVEEEQPVLVLSPEEPEPGPTTINCPRDCACSQEGVVDCGGIDLREFPGDLPEHTNHLSLQNNQLEKIYPEELARLQRLETLNLQNNRLTSRGLPEEAFEHLTSLNYLYLANNKLTLAPRSLPNALISVDFAANYLTKIYGLTFGQKPNLRSVYLHNNKLADAGLPDNMFNGSSNVEILILSSNFLRHVPKHLPPALYKLHLKNNKLEKIPPGAFSELSNLRELYLQNNFLTDEGLDNETFWKLSSLEYLDLSSNNLSRIPAGLPRSLVLLHLEKNVIQNVDADVLTPIRSLEYLLLHSNQLRAEGIHPLAFQGLKRLHTVHLYNNALERVPSGLPRRVRTLMILHNQITGIGREDFATTYFLEELNLSYNRITSPQMHRDAFRKLRLLRSLDLSGNRLQTLPPGLPRNVHVLKVKRNELAALARGALAGMAQLRELYLTGNRLRSRALGPRAWVDLAGLQLLDIAGNQLTEIPQGLPPSLEYLYLQNNKISSVPANAFDSTPNLKGVFLRFNKLAMGSVVESAFRRLKHLQVLDIEGNFEVGDISKDRGHIDEEEEEEEDEEDEEEETGP; from the exons ATGGCCAGCAGCAGGGGCCTACCACTCCTGCTGCTGTTGCCACAGCTGCTCCTGGGCCCTGTACTGGCTGTGAGGGCACCTGTGTTTGGCCAAAGTGACACCCACAGCCTGAGCCCTGAGGAGAATGAATTTGTGGAGGAGGAGCAGCCTGTGCTAGTCCTGAGCCCTGAGGAGCCAGAGCCCGGCCCAACCACCATCAACTGTCCCCGAGATTGTGCCTGCTCCCAGGAAGGCGTTGTAGACTGTGGTGGCATTGACCTGCGTGAGTTTCCAGGCGACCTGCCGGAGCACACCAACCATCTGTCCCTGCAG AACAACCAGCTGGAGAAGATCTACCCTGAGGAGCTGGCTCGGCTGCAGCGCCTGGAGACGCTCAACCTTCAGAACAACCGCCTGACTTCCCGAG GGCTCCCAGAAGAGGCGTTTGAGCATCTGACTAGCCTCAATTACCTGTACCTGGCCAACAACAAG CTGACACTGGCACCCCGATCCCTGCCAAACGCCCTGATCAGTGTGGACTTTGCTGCCAATTATCTCACTAAGATCTATGGACTCACCTTTGGCCAAAAGCCAAATCTGAG GTCTGTGTACCTGCACAACAACAAGCTTGCAGATGCCGGGCTGCCAGACAACATGTTCAATGGCTCCAGCAACGTCGAGATCCTCATCCTGTCCAGCAACTTCCTGCGCCACGTGCCCAAACACCTGCCACCTGCCCTGTACAAGCTGCACCTCAAG AATAATAAGCTAGAGAAGATCCCCCCTGGGGCCTTCAGTGAGCTGAGCAACCTGCGGGAGCTGTACTTGCAAAACAACTTCCTGACTGATGAGGGCCTGGACAACGAGACCTTCTG GAAGCTCTCCAGCCTGGAGTACCTGGACCTGTCCAGCAACAACCTGTCGCGGATCCCAGCGGGTCTTCCCCGCAGCCTGGTCCTGCTGCACCTGGAGAAGAACGTCATCCAGAACGTAGATGCTGACGTGTTGACACCCATCCGCAGCCTTGAGTACCTGCTGCTGCACAGCAACCAGCTGCGGGCCGAGGGCATCCACCCGCTGGCTTTCCAGGGCCTCAAGCGGCTGCACACAGTACACCTGTACAACAATGCGCTAGAGCGCGTGCCCAGTGGCCTGCCCCGCAGAGTTCGCACTCTGATGATCCTGCACAACCAGATCACGGGCATAGGCCGTGAGGACTTCGCCACCACCTACTTCCTGGAAGAGCTCAACCTCAGCTACAACCGCATCACCAGCCCACAGATGCACCGGGATGCCTTCCGCAAGCTACGCCTGCTGCGCTCCCTTGACCTGTCTGGCAATCGCCTGCAAACCCTGCCTCCGGGCCTGCCTAGAAATGTACACGTGCTGAAGGTCAAGCGCAATGAGTTGGCTGCCCTGGCTCGTGGGGCACTAGCTGGCATGGCCCAGCTACGGGAACTCTACCTCACAGGCAATCGACTGCGTAGCCGGGCCCTAGGACCCCGTGCCTGGGTGGACCTTGCTGGTCTGCAG CTGCTGGACATCGCTGGGaaccagctcacagagatcccccaggGGCTCCCCCCATCGCTTGAGTACTTGTACCTGCAGAATAACAAGATCAGCTCTGTTCCTGCCAACGCTTTCGACTCCACTCCCAACCTCAAAGGGGTCTTTCTCAG